One Gossypium raimondii isolate GPD5lz chromosome 3, ASM2569854v1, whole genome shotgun sequence genomic window carries:
- the LOC105793849 gene encoding 1,4-alpha-glucan-branching enzyme 1, chloroplastic/amyloplastic isoform X1, with protein MLGSLSLLVATPFAFRSFSPSSNNNRSLSSGTNHQIAKQLATESGRGSQKLLRRHVFPVYRRVSYGSPISAVMIDDSSTITTSEENTQNIGILDIDSALRPFKDHFQYRIKKFVDQKNLFENYEGGLEEFAKGYLRFGFNREEDGIVYREWAPAAQEAQVVGDFNGWDGSNHKMEKNEFGVWSIKIPDSEGNPAIPHNSRVKFRFKHGDGVWVDRIPAWIKYAIVDPTRFGAPYDGVHWDPPPSERYEFKYPRPPKPKAPRIYEAHVGMSSSEPRINSYREFADDVLPRIQANNYNTVQLMAVMEHSYYASFGYHVTNFFSVSSRSGTPEDLKYLIDKAHSLGLRVLMDVVHSHASNNVTDGLNGFDVGQSSQESYFHTGERGYHKLWDSRLFNYGNWEVLRFLLSNLRWWLEEFKFDGFRFDGVTSMLYHHHGINMPFTGDYNEYFSEATDVDAVVYLMLANSLINNILPDATVIAEDVSGMPGLGRPVSEGGIGFDYRLAMAIPDKWIDYLKNKNDEEWSMMDLSCSLTNRRYTEKCISYAESHDQSIVGDKTIAFFLMDKEMYSGMSCLTDASPTIDRGIALHKMIHFITMALGGEGYLNFMGNEFGHPEWIDFPREGNGWSYEKCRRQWTLVDTDHLRYKFMNAFDRAMNALDDKFSFLSSTKQIVSCTDEENKVIVFERGDLVFVFNFHPENTYDGYKVGCDLPGKYRVALDSDAWEFGGHGRVGHDVDHFTSPEGIPGVPETNFNNRPNSFKVLSPARTCVVYYKVDESVEETNGINVISVSETLEMDASKQKNAEESAILVDHGDKENPQETTDRDTSSFDEELQKDGAKQESIEEPAASVLDKKIVGSKLDEPEVEEMEDRTPDD; from the exons ATGCTGGGTTCGTTGAGTCTTCTCGTAGCAACGCCTTTTGCTTTTCGTTCTTTCTCACCTTCATCTAACAACAATCGCTCTTTG AGTTCAGGAACTAATCATCAAATTGCTAAACAACTGGCCACTGAATCCGGACGTGGATCCCAAAAATTGCTTCGGCGACATGTATTTCCAGTTTATCGAAGG GTCAGTTATGGTTCTCCAATATCAGCTGTTATGATTGATGATAGTTCAACAATTACAACCTCCGAGGAAAACACGCAAAACATTGGTATCTTGGATATTGATTCTGCCCTCCGACCGTTTAAAGATCACTTTCAATATAGAATTAAGAAATTTGTGGATCAGAAAAATCTCTTTGAAAATTATGAGGGAGGCTTGGAGGAATTTGCAAAAG GTTATTTGAGATTTGGATTTAACAGAGAAGAGGATGGAATTGTCTACCGTGAGTGGGCTCCTGCTGCTCA GGAAGCTCAAGTTGTTGGAGACTTTAACGGATGGGATGGTTCCAACCACaagatggaaaaaaatgaatttggcGTTTGGAGTATTAAAATTCCGGATTCTGAGGGAAATCCTGCTATTCCTCATAATTCAAGAGTCAAGTTCCGATTCAAGCATGGTGATGGAGTTTGGGTAGACAGAATTCCTGCTTGGATTAAGTATGCCATTGTAGACCCTACCAGATTTGGAGCACCATATGATGGTGTGCATTGGGATCCTCCACCTTCAGAAAG GTATGAATTTAAGTACCCCCGTCCTCCAAAACCTAAAGCCCCAAGAATATATGAAGCGCATGTTGGAATGAGTAGCTCAGAACCACGTATTAATTCATACAGAGAATTTGCTGATGATGTTTTACCCCGTATTCAGGCAAATAACTATAATACCGTACAATTGATGGCTGTAATGGAGCATTCCTACTATGCGTCATTTGGATACCATGTAACGAACTTTTTTTCTGTAAGCAGTAGATCTGGAACTCCTGAGGAcctcaaatatttaattgataaagcTCACAGCTTAGGTCTACGGGTCTTAATGGATGTTGTTCACAGTCATGCAAGTAACAATGTGACTGATGGACTTAATGGCTTTGATGTTGGCCAAAGTTCCCAGGAATCGTATTTTCACACTGGAGAAAGAGGTTACCACAAGTTATGGGATAGTCGACTGTTCAATTATGGTAATTGGGAAGTCCTTCGCTTCCTTCTTTCAAACTTGAGGTGGTGGCTTGAGGAGTTCAAATTTGATGGGTTTAGGTTTGATGGAGTGACTTCCATGTTGTATCATCACCATGGTATCAACATGCCATTCACAGGGGATTACAATGAGTATTTCAGTGAGGCAACTGATGTTGATGCTGTTGTTTATTTAATGCTGGCCAATTCTCTGATAAACAACATCTTGCCAGATGCGACTGTAATTGCTGAAGATGTTTCTGGTATGCCTGGACTTGGTAGGCCAGTCTCTGAAGGGGGAATTGGGTTTGACTACCGCCTGGCTATGGCCATCCCTGACAAGTGGATTGATTACTTGAAGAATAAGAATGATGAAGAGTGGTCAATGATGGACTTATCCTGTAGCTTGACAAATCGGAGATACACTGAGAAGTGTATATCCTATGCTGAGAGTCACGATCAG TCTATCGTAGGTGACAAGACAATAGCATTTTTCCTAATGGATAAAGAAATGTACTCTGGCATGTCATGTTTAACAGATGCTTCTCCTACCATTGACCGAGGGATTGCACTTCACAAG atgatacattttattactatgGCATTAGGAGGAGAGGGCTACCTTAATTTTATGGGAAATGAG TTTGGACATCCTGAATGGATTGACTTTCCAAGAGAAGGCAATGGGTGGAGTTATGAAAAGTGCAGAAGGCAGTGGACCCTGGTGGATACCGATCACTTAAGATACAAG TTCATGAATGCATTTGATAGAGCTATGAATGCACTTGATGATAAATTTTCATTCCTTTCATCGACAAAACAGATAGTGAGCTGCACTGATGAAGAAAACAAG GTTATCGTCTTTGAGAGGGGAGATCTCGTTTTCGTGTTCAACTTTCATCCAGAAAATACGTATGATGG GTACAAAGTGGGGTGTGACTTGCCAGGGAAGTATAGAGTTGCCCTGGATAGTGATGCTTGGGAATTTGGTGGGCATGGAAGA GTGGGTCATGATGTGGACCATTTTACATCCCCAGAAGGGATTCCAGGTGTACCTGAAACTAATTTCAACAACCGCCCTAATTCTTTCAAAGTACTCTCACCAGCTCGCACATGTGTG GTTTATTATAAAGTGGATGAAAGTGTAGAAGAAACTAATGGTATCAATGTAATTAGTGTCAGTGAGACATTAGAAATGGATGCATCAAAGCAGAAGAATGCTGAGGAATCGGCTATCTTG GTTGATCATGGAGATAAAGAAAATCCACAAGAAACTACTGACCGTGACACCTCCAGTTTCGATGAGGAATTGCAAAAAGATGGAGCAAAGCAGGAAAGTATTGAAGAACCAGCAGCTTCTGTGCTAGACAAAAAGATTGTGGGAAGTAAGTTAGATGAGCCGGAAGTGGAAGAGATGGAGGACAGAACCCCGGACGACTAA
- the LOC105793849 gene encoding 1,4-alpha-glucan-branching enzyme 1, chloroplastic/amyloplastic isoform X2, protein MLGSLSLLVATPFAFRSFSPSSNNNRSLSSGTNHQIAKQLATESGRGSQKLLRRHVFPVYRRVSYGSPISAVMIDDSSTITTSEENTQNIGILDIDSALRPFKDHFQYRIKKFVDQKNLFENYEGGLEEFAKGYLRFGFNREEDGIVYREWAPAAQEAQVVGDFNGWDGSNHKMEKNEFGVWSIKIPDSEGNPAIPHNSRVKFRFKHGDGVWVDRIPAWIKYAIVDPTRFGAPYDGVHWDPPPSERYEFKYPRPPKPKAPRIYEAHVGMSSSEPRINSYREFADDVLPRIQANNYNTVQLMAVMEHSYYASFGYHVTNFFSVSSRSGTPEDLKYLIDKAHSLGLRVLMDVVHSHASNNVTDGLNGFDVGQSSQESYFHTGERGYHKLWDSRLFNYGNWEVLRFLLSNLRWWLEEFKFDGFRFDGVTSMLYHHHGINMPFTGDYNEYFSEATDVDAVVYLMLANSLINNILPDATVIAEDVSGMPGLGRPVSEGGIGFDYRLAMAIPDKWIDYLKNKNDEEWSMMDLSCSLTNRRYTEKCISYAESHDQSIVGDKTIAFFLMDKEMYSGMSCLTDASPTIDRGIALHKMIHFITMALGGEGYLNFMGNEFGHPEWIDFPREGNGWSYEKCRRQWTLVDTDHLRYKFMNAFDRAMNALDDKFSFLSSTKQIVSCTDEENKVIVFERGDLVFVFNFHPENTYDGYKVGCDLPGKYRVALDSDAWEFGGHGRVGHDVDHFTSPEGIPGVPETNFNNRPNSFKVLSPARTCVVYYKVDESVEETNGINVISVSETLEMDASKQKNAEESAILILPRLIMEIKKIHKKLLTVTPPVSMRNCKKMEQSRKVLKNQQLLC, encoded by the exons ATGCTGGGTTCGTTGAGTCTTCTCGTAGCAACGCCTTTTGCTTTTCGTTCTTTCTCACCTTCATCTAACAACAATCGCTCTTTG AGTTCAGGAACTAATCATCAAATTGCTAAACAACTGGCCACTGAATCCGGACGTGGATCCCAAAAATTGCTTCGGCGACATGTATTTCCAGTTTATCGAAGG GTCAGTTATGGTTCTCCAATATCAGCTGTTATGATTGATGATAGTTCAACAATTACAACCTCCGAGGAAAACACGCAAAACATTGGTATCTTGGATATTGATTCTGCCCTCCGACCGTTTAAAGATCACTTTCAATATAGAATTAAGAAATTTGTGGATCAGAAAAATCTCTTTGAAAATTATGAGGGAGGCTTGGAGGAATTTGCAAAAG GTTATTTGAGATTTGGATTTAACAGAGAAGAGGATGGAATTGTCTACCGTGAGTGGGCTCCTGCTGCTCA GGAAGCTCAAGTTGTTGGAGACTTTAACGGATGGGATGGTTCCAACCACaagatggaaaaaaatgaatttggcGTTTGGAGTATTAAAATTCCGGATTCTGAGGGAAATCCTGCTATTCCTCATAATTCAAGAGTCAAGTTCCGATTCAAGCATGGTGATGGAGTTTGGGTAGACAGAATTCCTGCTTGGATTAAGTATGCCATTGTAGACCCTACCAGATTTGGAGCACCATATGATGGTGTGCATTGGGATCCTCCACCTTCAGAAAG GTATGAATTTAAGTACCCCCGTCCTCCAAAACCTAAAGCCCCAAGAATATATGAAGCGCATGTTGGAATGAGTAGCTCAGAACCACGTATTAATTCATACAGAGAATTTGCTGATGATGTTTTACCCCGTATTCAGGCAAATAACTATAATACCGTACAATTGATGGCTGTAATGGAGCATTCCTACTATGCGTCATTTGGATACCATGTAACGAACTTTTTTTCTGTAAGCAGTAGATCTGGAACTCCTGAGGAcctcaaatatttaattgataaagcTCACAGCTTAGGTCTACGGGTCTTAATGGATGTTGTTCACAGTCATGCAAGTAACAATGTGACTGATGGACTTAATGGCTTTGATGTTGGCCAAAGTTCCCAGGAATCGTATTTTCACACTGGAGAAAGAGGTTACCACAAGTTATGGGATAGTCGACTGTTCAATTATGGTAATTGGGAAGTCCTTCGCTTCCTTCTTTCAAACTTGAGGTGGTGGCTTGAGGAGTTCAAATTTGATGGGTTTAGGTTTGATGGAGTGACTTCCATGTTGTATCATCACCATGGTATCAACATGCCATTCACAGGGGATTACAATGAGTATTTCAGTGAGGCAACTGATGTTGATGCTGTTGTTTATTTAATGCTGGCCAATTCTCTGATAAACAACATCTTGCCAGATGCGACTGTAATTGCTGAAGATGTTTCTGGTATGCCTGGACTTGGTAGGCCAGTCTCTGAAGGGGGAATTGGGTTTGACTACCGCCTGGCTATGGCCATCCCTGACAAGTGGATTGATTACTTGAAGAATAAGAATGATGAAGAGTGGTCAATGATGGACTTATCCTGTAGCTTGACAAATCGGAGATACACTGAGAAGTGTATATCCTATGCTGAGAGTCACGATCAG TCTATCGTAGGTGACAAGACAATAGCATTTTTCCTAATGGATAAAGAAATGTACTCTGGCATGTCATGTTTAACAGATGCTTCTCCTACCATTGACCGAGGGATTGCACTTCACAAG atgatacattttattactatgGCATTAGGAGGAGAGGGCTACCTTAATTTTATGGGAAATGAG TTTGGACATCCTGAATGGATTGACTTTCCAAGAGAAGGCAATGGGTGGAGTTATGAAAAGTGCAGAAGGCAGTGGACCCTGGTGGATACCGATCACTTAAGATACAAG TTCATGAATGCATTTGATAGAGCTATGAATGCACTTGATGATAAATTTTCATTCCTTTCATCGACAAAACAGATAGTGAGCTGCACTGATGAAGAAAACAAG GTTATCGTCTTTGAGAGGGGAGATCTCGTTTTCGTGTTCAACTTTCATCCAGAAAATACGTATGATGG GTACAAAGTGGGGTGTGACTTGCCAGGGAAGTATAGAGTTGCCCTGGATAGTGATGCTTGGGAATTTGGTGGGCATGGAAGA GTGGGTCATGATGTGGACCATTTTACATCCCCAGAAGGGATTCCAGGTGTACCTGAAACTAATTTCAACAACCGCCCTAATTCTTTCAAAGTACTCTCACCAGCTCGCACATGTGTG GTTTATTATAAAGTGGATGAAAGTGTAGAAGAAACTAATGGTATCAATGTAATTAGTGTCAGTGAGACATTAGAAATGGATGCATCAAAGCAGAAGAATGCTGAGGAATCGGCTATCTTG ATTCTCCCCAGGTTGATCATGGAGATAAAGAAAATCCACAAGAAACTACTGACCGTGACACCTCCAGTTTCGATGAGGAATTGCAAAAAGATGGAGCAAAGCAGGAAAGTATTGAAGAACCAGCAGCTTCTGTGCTAG